One Nostoc sp. CENA543 genomic window, AGTCTGGGTTATTGACTTACTTTGCCCAACAGCTAGACCCGTCATTAACGTGGCGCGATTTAGAATGGTTACAATCTTTATCACCTTTACCTTTGGTAGTCAAAGGCATTTTGCGCGGTGATGATGCGGCGCGTGCGGTGGAATATGGAGCTAAAGCCATTGTAGTTTCCAATCATGGCGGCAGACAATTAGACGGTGCGATCGCTTCTTTTGATGCTCTCCCTGAAATCGTCGCCGCAGTTGATGGTCAAGTAGAGGTCTTATTAGATGGCGGTATCCGGCGCGGTACAGATATACTCAAAGCCTTGGCTATGGGTGCTAAGGCCGTATTAATTGGCAGACCTATTCTGTGGGGACTAGCAGCAGGTGGACAAGTTGGTGTATCTCATGTGATCTCGTTACTACAAGATGAAATGAAAGTGGCAATGTCTTTAAGTGGCGTAGCTCAGATACAAGATATTGACCCTAGTTTAGTGACACACAACAAAAAATAGGGAATCAGCAAAAATTTTCGTCTGACTCCTTGCATTAAAGTTATCTAGTGATTATAATAGGAAAGTTGCATCAAGGGCGGGTGGCGAAACTGGTAGACGCACCACACTCAAAATGTGGCGACCTTGCGGTCATAGGAGTTCGATTCTCCTCCTGCCCACTGTCCACCAGATAAAAACAAAATATATGAGACTCAAAAGATGGGAATCCCCCCGTCGCGAAGGGAGAAACGACAAAGGTAAAGGCGGTTCAGCTAGAAAGCGACAAATCAAAAAGCAACGCCAAATGTTACGCCAAAAGCTCAAAGAAGCTAACAAGCAAAACAAGCAAAACAATCAAAACGACAACAAAAACAGGGAAGATTTTTTCTTCCCTGTTTTTTTATTGGTTTTACGTATAAATTTGCATATTTGTACTTATACAAATATTAAATGCGTTATGGATATGTCTGAGAAACACACAAGCAAAATTAAATGAGAATCATCAAGATATTTACCTCAGTGATATTAATGAAATCGTAATGAAAATGTAATGCTTGTATGAACCAATTTAGAGAAAATCAGAGAAAAGTATGAAGTAAATGTAAAGTTTATGACGAAGGTTGTAACAATCTGGAATCAGCTAGTAAGCTAGTATGCGGTTGCGGGTAATTATTACTAACACGATTTAGTGAATAAAAATCCCAGCTAACCCAAGTTTATATCAGTGTGTTTCCCTATTGGCTATGTCAGGATTAAAATCATTCAACTATCTCAGCATGAATTGCTGCTGTTACAAGATTAAACTATCTATGGTGTGTATTAGTTAGTTTATATCTACTAAGTCTTTCACTACATAACTAACAATAATTCTCTCGGTTTTGCGGTTTACTGCACACAGCAAAACAAATATAAGCTATTTAAGTTTAGCTGTAGTTTCTGTTGTCTATTAGACCTCAAATACGAATAATTGAACACTTGGAAAACATACTTCAAGAGTTAAATGTCTTTGTGCTGCTTGGCTTTTTCTCTGTGGTTTTGCTTGAACGTGGATAGACCTCACTCTTCTCAAAGGCGAGAAGCAAGCTACGCGTAGCGTCTTTTTTAGAAGACGGAGAACAAAGAAGAATGTGGTCTTTACTAACCTCTCCTTGTAGGAGAGGGGTTGGGGGTAAGGTCAAAAAGCACTCATCTAACTCACGTTAGGTTTTAACACAGTTAAACCCCAATAAAAATATATGTATCTCAGGATTTTTGGCAAAGGTTCAAAATATCAAACTTTTAATCCATATTATTGGTAAAGCTGGCGATGGAATCTCCAAAAGCATCATCAAATTTACGTCAGAAAGCTCTTTTAGGAGTATTTTGGTCTGCAATTGAAAGTTGGGGTCGCCAAGCAATTTCTTTTGGGGTTTTCTTTTTATTAGCGCGGTTATTAGGGCCACAAACCTTTGGTTTAGTCGCTTTAGCAAGTATATTTTTAAATTTTTTACAGGTATTTGTTGACCAAGGATTTTCCCAGGCAATTATTCAAAGGAAAGAATTAGAACCAGAGCATTTAGATACTGCTTTTTGGACTAATTTAGGTATGGGGACATTTTTGGCAATAATTACTATTGCTAGTGCAGATTTAATTGGCAATTTCTTTAAAGAACCAGCCATCATCCCCATCATACGCTGGTTATCTGTGAGTTTTATCTTCATTGCTTTGAGCAGTGTGCAGAATGCGATTCTTCAGCGTCAATTAGCATTTAAATCTTTAGCCAAACGGACACTTATTGGAGTATTTATTGGTGGTGTCGTTGGCGTAACTATGGCGTTGATGGGATTTGGTGTGTGGAGTCTAGTCGCACAACAAATTAGCAGCAGTTTAGTACAAGTTTTAGTATTGTGGCGGGTGTGTGACTGGCGACCAGGATGGAAATTTTCCCAACGCCACTTTCATGATTTATTTTCCTTTGGCGTGAATGTCCTGGGAATGAATATTTTCAACTTCTTAAATCGTCGTTCTGATGATTTTTTAATTGGTTATTTTTTAGGGTCAGTGGCTCTGGGATATTATACTGTAGCTTATCGCTTATTATTAGTTGTCACAGAACTGCTAACTAGTGTTATTTCTAGAGTTTCTTTACCGACATTTTCGAGATTGCAAGACGAACCAGAACGTTTGCGCCATGCTTTGTATGAAGCTATCAAACTGACTAGCTTAATTACGTTTCCTGGCTTTTTTGGACTGGTAATTTTAGCACCGGAAATAGTAAAAGTCGTATTTGGCGAACAATGGCTAGCAAGTATTCCAGTCATGCAGGTGTTGAATTTAGTAGGGATTCTTTATGCTTATTTCTATTTCAATGGTTCTGTCATTATGGCAGTGGGAAAACCTGCTTGGAAATTAGCCTTAGACGGTGTGCAAGCTGTGAGTAATATTATTGCTTTTGCTATAGCAGTGCAATGGGGAATTGTGGCGGTGGCTGCTGCTTATGTGATTAGAAGTTATCTCATGTCACCTTTGACGGTTTGGGTAGTGTGGAAACTAGTGCGGATTAATATATTCACCTATTTACGCCAAGGTGCTGCACCTTTAGCCGCAACAATAACTATGTTAGGCGCGATATTTACAGTCAAATATTTTCTGAGTAGCTTAATAAATTCTGAGGCGATATTAGCTATTTCTATATTAGTTGGCGCATTGGTTTATATTTTATCAATTTTTTTGATGTCACCGAAACTATTTTGGCAAGTAGTCAAGATTGCTCGTTAGAACAGTAAAATATAGGACTAGTGAGGATGACGGAACAAATTACAGCAAAAATTCAAAATTCTGAAATTAACCAGTTACGAGAAACGGTGATTGAGGGGGGTTATTGTGTGGGTTGTGGTGCTTGTGCGGCTGTGAGTGGTTCACCAATACAAATGAAATTAGATGCAGATAAGAAATTGCAAGCCACTACCGACACAGTAACAAAATCCACATTTTCTAGTGGGGGAATCTTATCTGTTTGTCCATTTTCTAATCAGAGTTTAAATGAAGACCAAATTAGCCAAGAATTATTCGGTCGTGATGGTAAATATCATCAGCAAATTGGTTATTATTTAGATACTTACGCAGGTTATGTGGTAGAAGATAATTATCGCGATCGCGGTAGTTCAGGAGGAATGGGAACCTGGATTGTTACAAATCTCCTCACTCAAGGTTTAGTAGATGGTGTTATCCACATTCACCAACGTCATCCCTCACCCACTGACCCCAGATTATTTCACTACCAACTTTCCACCACCATAGAAGAGGTACGCAACGGTGCTAAGTCCCGTTACTACCCAGTGGAAATGTCACAAGTTATGCAACTGATTCGGGAACGACCAGGACGTTACGCCATTGTAGGAATTCCCTGTTTTATTAAAGCCGTGCGTTTATTGATGCGCCAAGACCCGATATTAGCTGAACGCATCCGGTTTTGTGTGGGTTTAATTTGCGGTCATCTCAAAAGTACAGGCTTTGCTGAAATGTTAGCTTGGCAATGCGGTATTGAACCAGATAACCTACTAGCAATAGACTTCCGCCACAAATTACCCGATGCCAACGCTAACCGCTACGGTATAGAAGTGACAGGGCTGCAAGCTGGTAAGATAGTCACTTGTAGTAGTCCTGTGTATGACCTCTACGGGACAGACTGGGGTTTGGGTTTTTTCAAATATAAAGCCTGCGATTATTGTGATGATGTGGTAGCAGAAACCGCAGATGTTACAGTCGGGGATGCTTGGCTACCTCAATATGTCAAGGATAGTCAAGGTACAAATGTAGTGATAGTGCGTCATCCAGTCATTCGCGACATGATGGAAGCGGGGATGAGTGCGGGAAAGTTACAGATGGATAGAATTAGTGCGGATGAAGTAGCAAAGTCACAAAAATCTGGCTTTCAGCACCGACGAGAAGGTTTAGCTTATCGCTTGTACTTAACTCAACAAGCTGGTGAATGGTATCCCCAAAAGCGGGTGAAGCCAAATGCTAGTCATCTGAATCAAAACTTGCAAGCACGCCAAATCATGCGAGTAGCTTTAGCAGCAGCAAGTCATATTGCTTTTAAAAATGCTGTTAAAGCGGGTGAATTTTCTGTATTTAAACAGCAGATAGACCCCTTAGTGCGGAAATACAAACAGCTATATCAAGGGTCTTTAGGGAAAAGAATTGCCAGACGGATTAAAAATATCTTGCTCAATTTTCTGGGTAATTTTAATAGAGGTTAAACTGCCATGAAAGCAATCATCACTGGAATCACTGGACTACGCAATCGAGGCGTGGAAGCTTTAGTTGTACCTACAATTGAACAGTTGCAACAACGTCAGCCTGATTTAGCTATTAGTGTATTAACTGATTCTCCTGATTATGATGAGTTACGTTTGCAGTCCTTGGGTGCAACGCCAATTAAAGATTACTTACGAAGATTTAGTAACAAACAATGGCTAAAAAAATTAGCTCCTGTTTTGAAGTTTTATCAACCTTTATCACTCGGCTACCAATCTAATTTACAAGAGATTCGTAACGCATCAATTGTGATTGCATCGGGAGGAGATGTTTTCAGTTCAGACTATAGTGCTTTAGATAGACATTTGTATCCCTTAGAATTAGCTTTAGATGCTGGTGTAGCAGTTGTTTTTTTAGCTCAATCAATCGGCCCATTCAAAACTCAAAAAGAGGCTGACAAATGGTTAGAAGTGGCGCGTCGATGCCAGTTAGTTTCGGTGCGAGAAGAACTATCTTATAAATATGTTACTAAAGATTTAGGTTTAGATGCGGCATTAGTTAAACATACTGCTGACCCAGCTTTTTTATTACAACCACCATCTTCAGAAGTTGTGGCTACAATGCTGAGTAATTATGGTATTGAGCTAGATAAACCAAAAATTGCGATCGCACCAAGTCAAGCGATTTGTCGTTATGCTGCTCAAGACTATGAAAAGCATATTCTTGTCTGGACTGAGGTAGTCAAGCTGATGGTGAATGAATTTCATGCTCAGGTGTTAATTATTCCTCATGTTCAAGAAACTAATGCTAATAATGATGATCGCATTTTTGCCACTCAATTGCTACAAGCATTAGAGTATAATGCCCAAGTTCATTTAGCTGGTGCAGATCATTCTGCGGCTGAGTTTAAGGGCTTAATTGCCGCTTGTGACATGATTGTAGCTGAGAGAATGCACCCTGCGATCGCTGGTCTTTCAAGTGGTATCTGTACCATGCCAGTTGGTTATTCTGTCAAGGCTGAAGGTATCATGGCTGATCTTTTAGGCTCAACAACACTTCATCATGAATTACTTATCTCAATTCAAAAATTTCTGAATGTTGATTTAGCTTGTGAAGCTGTTACTAATGCTTGGAAACAACGTCATGAAGTCGCTCATCATCTCCAGCAGGTTTTACCATCAGCCAAGCAGGCTGCTGCTGCTAATTTTGACATGATTTCAAATATTCTCAAATCATAGAAATTTGGGTGTTGCTGAAATTAAAAGTTAGCAAACAAACATTGCAATTTTTAATCATCATCAGCAATACCTAAAGATGATATTTATCATATATTTTTCCTCATGATGGCACAAATCACATCAATTTTTCTACCCCGTGTAGACGGGAATCCATATCAAGAGCAATTAATTGATAACTTGAGAAAAATCGGTTTAAAAGTAGAGATACAACAGCCGTTCTCTTCCTCTACTTTTTTCTTTCCGATGGTTATTAAACATTGGAAACCAGATATTCTGCATTTACATTGGGTAGAACCATCATGTATTTCAACAAATGGGTTTTTATCTCTGTTGAAATCAGTTGCTTTTTTAATCCAGTTAGTCATACTCAAAATAATTGGTATTAAACTGGTATGGACTGTACATAATCTCAAAAATCATGATAATTTAAATCTCTTTTTAAATAATTTATGTACTAAAACAGTCATTAAGTTTGCTGATGCAATTATCACTCACTGCGAAGCCGCACAAGAGGAATTAATTAAGACATTTGACCTCAAAGATAAAAATAAACTCTTTGTAGTTCCACATGGCAATTATGTAGAGTGGTACGAAAATAAAATTAGCCGAGAAGCCGCCAGAGCAGAATTAAATATCAAAACTGCTGAAACTGTATATTTATTTCTGGGGTTAATTCGTCCCTACAAAGGAGTCCCAGAACTAATTGAAACATTTCAGAAGTTAAAGAGCGAAAATATTAGATTAGTAATTGCTGGGAAGATTAATAGTCAAGATGCAGATTTAACTGAATTAATTCAGCAAAAAATTACTGATGATCAACGCATTAATTTTATTCCGGGTTATATAGAACCAGAAAAAATTCAAGTATATATGAATGCGGCTGACGTTGTTGTCTTTCCTTACCGAGATATTTTAACATCCGGTGCAGTTATGTTAGCTATGTCCTTCGGAAAAGCTTGTATAGCTCCCCGTAAAGGCTGTTTAGGAGAAGTGTTAGATAATCAAGGGGCATTTTTATATAATTTATCTGATGAAAATGGCTTAATACACGCTATGAATCAGACATTAGATCAACCAAAGGCAATACTGGAAATGGGTCAACATAATCAACAATTAGCTGCCAACTATAGCTGGAAGAATATTGCAGAGTTAACTTTAGAGGTATATCTTTCTTGTCTTTAGAATTACAAAATTATTTACCGAAAAATTTCATAGTTGCTGTATCTAATTGATAATAGTTTTGTAGTAGCTCATAAAGCAAAGGATGATTCTGCTGTAATTGCTGCGGCTTTTCAAAAAAAGTCTCCGTCGCTACAGCAAAAAATTCGGCGGGATTAATTGCACCATAACTATCAATTATAGTCTTCAGACCTTGCTGTACATCCCGACAAAGTTGTTGATATTCTGCTGTCATCACCCTAGACCAAATTGCATAATCTGACTGATGTCGCAAAATAGGAACACCCTCAGCTTTACCATCTTCTTGGTCTAACTGATGGGCAAATTCATGCAACACCACATTACGCCCATCTTGCCAATTTTGCACATCTATTTTTATCTGTTGCCAAGATAATATTACTTGGTCTTTTATCCATGATTCTCCTAATCTGGCATCGCGTCTTTCTGTCACGATATAATTATCAACTGCCACAGTTTGGTTAACAAAATAAGTGCTAGGATAAATCAAAATTGACCGTAATTTAGGAAAGTATTCACCCCTTTCATTGAGTAGGAGTAAACAAGCGACAGCCGCAATAATAATTTTCATTTCTTCTGTCACCTGCAATCCTTGACAGCCAATGAATTGTTTTTCTGATAAAAATACTTGTATATGTCCTTGAAGTTGTCGCCGTTCCGCAGGAGAAAGACAAAGATAAATTGGTAAATTATTTTCAATAACAGCATTCCACAACGTCGGAAATTGACGCTTTTGAATACGATTTCTGCGCTTTTTCCTGAGTATTGGACTTAACCAGATTCCTGACAGAATCAGGCTAATGAGGATAAAAATAACAATTGCCTGTACCATTGATAATCAGCGATCGCTCTCCTTTAGCTTACTCAAATCTCATCCAGCATGGGAATAATTAGCGAAGCGGGTACACCAACACCAATAATCTTCAAAGTATTGGGGCAAACTTAACGTAGAATTAATATTCATCTAGCCCTTGCTCATTTCATCTACCCCATGCTTTGCGACTACCTAGTACAAATACTGACTGCTCGCGTATACGAAGTTGCTCAAGAATCGCCTTTAGAGTATGCCCCGAATCTTTCTGCCAGACTGAATAATCAAATCCTGTTGAAACGGGAAGATATGCAGTCTGTGTTTTCCTTTAAGTTGCGCGGTGCGTATAACAAAATGGCCAACCTCCCGCCAGATTTACTGGCACAGGGTGTCATTGCTGCTTCTGCGGGTAATCATGCCCAAGGCGTAGCTTTAGGTGCGCGACAGTTAGGCACAAGGGCTATTATCGTTATGCCTGTGACTACACCCCAAGTCAAAGTAAACGCAGTCAAAGCGCGGGGTGGGGAGGTGGTATTGCATGGCGATACCTATGATGATGCCTACGCCTATGCTAGACAATTGGAAGCAGAAAAGGGTTTAACCTTCATTCATCCCTTTGATGATCCTCATGTCATCGCGGGACAGGGTACTATAGGCATGGAAATTCTCCGGCAACACCAGCAGCCGATTCATGCAATATTTGTGGCTATTGGTGGCGGTGGTTTGATTGCTGGTATTGCTGCCTACGTCAAACGTCTGCGTCCCGAAATCAAAATTATTGGTGTAGAACCGGTAGATGCTGACGCTATGCACCAGTCATTAAAAGCCGGAAAACGGCTGCGGTTATCTCAAGTCGGTTTATTTGCCGATGGGGTAGCAGTGCGGGAAGTCGGGGAAGAAACCTTCCGGCTGTGTCAAGAATATGTAGATGAAATTATTTTGGTCGATACAGATGATACCTGTGCCGCCATTAAAGATGTATTTGAAGATACACGTTCCATTTTAGAACCTGCCGGAGCATTAGCGATCGCTGGTGCAAAAGCCTATGTAGAACGGGAACAAATCCAAGACAAAACCCTCATCGCCGTCGCCTGCGGTGCGAATATGAATTTTGACCGTTTGCGTTTTGTTGCCGAACGCGCCGAATTTGGCGAACGCCGCGAAGCCATCTTTGCAGTCACC contains:
- a CDS encoding MOP flippase family protein, which encodes MESPKASSNLRQKALLGVFWSAIESWGRQAISFGVFFLLARLLGPQTFGLVALASIFLNFLQVFVDQGFSQAIIQRKELEPEHLDTAFWTNLGMGTFLAIITIASADLIGNFFKEPAIIPIIRWLSVSFIFIALSSVQNAILQRQLAFKSLAKRTLIGVFIGGVVGVTMALMGFGVWSLVAQQISSSLVQVLVLWRVCDWRPGWKFSQRHFHDLFSFGVNVLGMNIFNFLNRRSDDFLIGYFLGSVALGYYTVAYRLLLVVTELLTSVISRVSLPTFSRLQDEPERLRHALYEAIKLTSLITFPGFFGLVILAPEIVKVVFGEQWLASIPVMQVLNLVGILYAYFYFNGSVIMAVGKPAWKLALDGVQAVSNIIAFAIAVQWGIVAVAAAYVIRSYLMSPLTVWVVWKLVRINIFTYLRQGAAPLAATITMLGAIFTVKYFLSSLINSEAILAISILVGALVYILSIFLMSPKLFWQVVKIAR
- a CDS encoding Coenzyme F420 hydrogenase/dehydrogenase, beta subunit C-terminal domain, whose product is MTEQITAKIQNSEINQLRETVIEGGYCVGCGACAAVSGSPIQMKLDADKKLQATTDTVTKSTFSSGGILSVCPFSNQSLNEDQISQELFGRDGKYHQQIGYYLDTYAGYVVEDNYRDRGSSGGMGTWIVTNLLTQGLVDGVIHIHQRHPSPTDPRLFHYQLSTTIEEVRNGAKSRYYPVEMSQVMQLIRERPGRYAIVGIPCFIKAVRLLMRQDPILAERIRFCVGLICGHLKSTGFAEMLAWQCGIEPDNLLAIDFRHKLPDANANRYGIEVTGLQAGKIVTCSSPVYDLYGTDWGLGFFKYKACDYCDDVVAETADVTVGDAWLPQYVKDSQGTNVVIVRHPVIRDMMEAGMSAGKLQMDRISADEVAKSQKSGFQHRREGLAYRLYLTQQAGEWYPQKRVKPNASHLNQNLQARQIMRVALAAASHIAFKNAVKAGEFSVFKQQIDPLVRKYKQLYQGSLGKRIARRIKNILLNFLGNFNRG
- a CDS encoding polysaccharide pyruvyl transferase family protein, with product MKAIITGITGLRNRGVEALVVPTIEQLQQRQPDLAISVLTDSPDYDELRLQSLGATPIKDYLRRFSNKQWLKKLAPVLKFYQPLSLGYQSNLQEIRNASIVIASGGDVFSSDYSALDRHLYPLELALDAGVAVVFLAQSIGPFKTQKEADKWLEVARRCQLVSVREELSYKYVTKDLGLDAALVKHTADPAFLLQPPSSEVVATMLSNYGIELDKPKIAIAPSQAICRYAAQDYEKHILVWTEVVKLMVNEFHAQVLIIPHVQETNANNDDRIFATQLLQALEYNAQVHLAGADHSAAEFKGLIAACDMIVAERMHPAIAGLSSGICTMPVGYSVKAEGIMADLLGSTTLHHELLISIQKFLNVDLACEAVTNAWKQRHEVAHHLQQVLPSAKQAAAANFDMISNILKS
- a CDS encoding glycosyltransferase family 4 protein; the protein is MMAQITSIFLPRVDGNPYQEQLIDNLRKIGLKVEIQQPFSSSTFFFPMVIKHWKPDILHLHWVEPSCISTNGFLSLLKSVAFLIQLVILKIIGIKLVWTVHNLKNHDNLNLFLNNLCTKTVIKFADAIITHCEAAQEELIKTFDLKDKNKLFVVPHGNYVEWYENKISREAARAELNIKTAETVYLFLGLIRPYKGVPELIETFQKLKSENIRLVIAGKINSQDADLTELIQQKITDDQRINFIPGYIEPEKIQVYMNAADVVVFPYRDILTSGAVMLAMSFGKACIAPRKGCLGEVLDNQGAFLYNLSDENGLIHAMNQTLDQPKAILEMGQHNQQLAANYSWKNIAELTLEVYLSCL
- a CDS encoding zinc-dependent peptidase, with protein sequence MVQAIVIFILISLILSGIWLSPILRKKRRNRIQKRQFPTLWNAVIENNLPIYLCLSPAERRQLQGHIQVFLSEKQFIGCQGLQVTEEMKIIIAAVACLLLLNERGEYFPKLRSILIYPSTYFVNQTVAVDNYIVTERRDARLGESWIKDQVILSWQQIKIDVQNWQDGRNVVLHEFAHQLDQEDGKAEGVPILRHQSDYAIWSRVMTAEYQQLCRDVQQGLKTIIDSYGAINPAEFFAVATETFFEKPQQLQQNHPLLYELLQNYYQLDTATMKFFGK
- the ilvA gene encoding threonine ammonia-lyase, biosynthetic, which codes for MLCDYLVQILTARVYEVAQESPLEYAPNLSARLNNQILLKREDMQSVFSFKLRGAYNKMANLPPDLLAQGVIAASAGNHAQGVALGARQLGTRAIIVMPVTTPQVKVNAVKARGGEVVLHGDTYDDAYAYARQLEAEKGLTFIHPFDDPHVIAGQGTIGMEILRQHQQPIHAIFVAIGGGGLIAGIAAYVKRLRPEIKIIGVEPVDADAMHQSLKAGKRLRLSQVGLFADGVAVREVGEETFRLCQEYVDEIILVDTDDTCAAIKDVFEDTRSILEPAGALAIAGAKAYVEREQIQDKTLIAVACGANMNFDRLRFVAERAEFGERREAIFAVTIPEAPGSLHKFCECIGRRNLTEFNYRIADEKIAHIFVGMQIQNRADRLKMVETFENCGFATLDLTDDELTKLHLRHMVGGHSPLAHNELLYRFEFPERPGALMKFVASMSPNWNISMFHYRNNGADYGRIVVGMQVPPQEMSEWQAFLDTLGYQYWDESQNPAYKLFLG